Proteins from one Arthrobacter sp. DNA4 genomic window:
- the dnaB gene encoding replicative DNA helicase: MSIAHLDPVEATRGSDASRKPPQDIAAEQSVLGGMMLSKDAIADVVEILRGQDFYRPAHETIYEAIIDLYGRGEPADAVTVSDELTKRAEINRIGGPAYLHELIQTVPTAANAGYYAEIVAERAVLRRLVNAGTKIVQLGYGSDGEVEDLVNQAQAEVYAVAERRTAEDYVVLKDVMESTVDEIEASGHRGEGMTGVPTGFYELDELTHGLHPGQMIVIAARPAVGKSTFALDFARSAAIKNNLSTVMFSLEMGRNEIAMRLLSAEATIGLQDLRKGTIKDEQWSKIATTMGRMNDAPLFIDDSPNMSLMEIRAKCRRLKQQHDLKLVILDYLQLMSSGKKVESRQQEVSEFSRALKLLAKELQVPVIALSQLNRGSEQRQDKRPMVSDLRESGSIEQDADMVILLHREDVYDKESPRAGEADILVAKHRNGPTKDIVVAFQGHYSRFANMAGDAGGGGGF; this comes from the coding sequence TTGTCAATCGCGCATCTGGACCCTGTTGAGGCAACCCGTGGATCGGACGCGAGCCGGAAGCCGCCACAGGACATCGCCGCCGAACAATCGGTCCTGGGCGGCATGATGCTCTCCAAGGACGCCATCGCGGATGTTGTTGAAATCCTCCGCGGCCAGGACTTCTACCGCCCGGCGCACGAGACCATCTATGAGGCCATCATCGACCTCTACGGCCGCGGGGAGCCTGCGGACGCCGTTACGGTGTCCGATGAACTGACCAAGCGTGCCGAGATCAACAGGATCGGCGGCCCGGCCTACCTGCACGAGCTCATCCAGACCGTGCCCACTGCAGCCAACGCCGGCTACTACGCCGAGATCGTGGCCGAACGTGCGGTGCTTCGCCGCCTGGTGAACGCCGGCACCAAGATCGTCCAGCTGGGCTACGGCTCCGACGGCGAGGTGGAGGACTTGGTCAACCAGGCCCAGGCGGAGGTTTACGCCGTGGCTGAACGCCGCACCGCCGAGGACTACGTGGTGTTGAAGGACGTCATGGAGTCCACGGTGGACGAAATAGAGGCGTCCGGCCACCGCGGGGAGGGCATGACCGGTGTCCCTACCGGGTTCTACGAACTCGATGAGCTGACCCACGGGCTCCACCCCGGACAGATGATCGTCATCGCTGCGCGCCCCGCCGTTGGTAAGTCAACGTTCGCCCTGGACTTCGCCCGGTCCGCGGCCATCAAGAACAACCTCTCCACGGTCATGTTCTCCCTGGAAATGGGCCGGAACGAGATCGCCATGCGCCTCCTGTCCGCCGAAGCCACCATTGGGCTCCAGGACCTCCGCAAGGGAACCATCAAGGACGAGCAGTGGTCCAAGATTGCCACCACCATGGGCAGGATGAACGATGCCCCGCTGTTCATCGATGACAGCCCGAACATGTCCCTGATGGAAATCCGGGCCAAGTGCCGACGGCTCAAGCAGCAGCATGACCTCAAGCTGGTTATCCTCGACTACCTGCAGCTCATGAGCTCGGGCAAGAAGGTGGAGTCCCGCCAGCAGGAAGTCTCCGAGTTCTCGCGTGCGCTGAAGCTCCTCGCCAAGGAACTCCAGGTTCCCGTGATCGCCCTGTCCCAGCTGAACCGTGGATCGGAACAGCGCCAGGACAAGCGCCCCATGGTGTCGGACCTCCGTGAGTCCGGTTCCATCGAGCAGGATGCCGACATGGTCATCCTGCTCCACCGCGAAGACGTATATGACAAGGAATCGCCCCGCGCCGGGGAGGCGGACATCCTGGTGGCCAAGCACCGTAACGGCCCCACCAAGGACATTGTGGTGGCATTCCAGGGCCACTACTCCCGCTTTGCCAATAT